Proteins encoded by one window of Mesorhizobium sp. INR15:
- a CDS encoding aspartate aminotransferase family protein — translation MDTSQEMPGLSEETLDPLDWADVRTLSHRIIDDAVGYLRDVRERPVWQEMPAAVRASFTAPLPRSPSPLADVYGEVAATVMPYPMGNTHPRFWSWYMGSSNFTGALGDFLAAIQGSNLGGGNHAAALVDGQVVDWCKEMLGFPASASGTLVSGGSMANIIGLTVARNTKAGIDLREHGVGAMEKPLRFYGSDQLHSCHRKAMEALGLGNRALRRIPTDAGLRIDIEALRAAISEDRAAGFMPACVIGTAGTVNTGAIDDLQALAKLAHEEDLWFHVDGCIGALIAIAPRNAHRVAGIEWADSVALDPHKWLHAPFEVGCALVRDAAAHRKTFAVTPEYLESTPRGLASGEWLHDYGLQTTRGFRALKVWMALKQHGVEKFGRLIDQNIAQGQYLARLIEDAPLLELVAPPAINIVCFRFRPGGMAPGGMTGEALKRLNTEIMLRLQEQGIAALSDTTVHGEHCLRVAINNHRTRREDLDLLVRETQRLGREMGAIGGASF, via the coding sequence ATGGATACCAGCCAGGAAATGCCGGGCCTCTCCGAGGAGACACTCGACCCGCTCGATTGGGCCGATGTGCGGACGTTGTCGCACAGGATCATCGACGACGCCGTCGGTTACCTGCGCGATGTCAGGGAGCGCCCGGTCTGGCAGGAGATGCCGGCGGCTGTGAGGGCCTCCTTCACAGCGCCCTTGCCGCGCTCGCCTTCGCCGCTCGCTGATGTCTACGGCGAGGTCGCTGCCACGGTGATGCCCTATCCGATGGGCAATACCCATCCGCGCTTCTGGTCCTGGTATATGGGCTCGAGCAACTTCACCGGTGCGCTCGGTGATTTCCTGGCGGCCATACAGGGCTCGAACCTCGGCGGCGGCAATCACGCCGCCGCGCTTGTCGACGGCCAGGTTGTGGACTGGTGCAAGGAGATGCTGGGCTTCCCCGCTTCGGCCAGCGGCACGCTGGTCAGCGGCGGCTCGATGGCCAACATCATCGGACTGACGGTGGCGCGCAACACCAAGGCTGGCATCGACCTGCGCGAGCACGGCGTTGGCGCGATGGAAAAGCCGCTGCGGTTCTATGGCTCGGACCAGCTCCATTCCTGCCACCGCAAGGCGATGGAAGCGCTCGGGCTCGGCAACCGGGCGCTACGACGAATCCCGACCGATGCCGGGCTGCGCATCGACATCGAGGCCTTGCGGGCAGCCATATCGGAGGACCGGGCAGCGGGCTTCATGCCGGCCTGCGTCATCGGCACCGCCGGCACCGTCAACACCGGGGCGATCGACGATCTGCAAGCGCTGGCCAAACTGGCGCATGAGGAAGACCTCTGGTTCCATGTCGACGGCTGCATCGGTGCATTGATCGCGATTGCCCCGCGGAACGCGCACCGCGTCGCCGGTATCGAATGGGCCGATTCGGTCGCCCTCGATCCGCACAAATGGCTGCACGCGCCATTCGAGGTCGGCTGCGCCCTGGTTCGGGATGCCGCCGCGCACCGCAAGACTTTTGCGGTGACGCCGGAATATCTCGAATCGACGCCGCGCGGCCTTGCCTCCGGCGAATGGCTGCATGACTACGGCTTGCAGACCACGCGCGGATTTCGCGCGCTGAAGGTCTGGATGGCGCTGAAGCAGCATGGCGTCGAAAAGTTCGGCCGGCTGATCGACCAGAACATCGCGCAAGGGCAATATCTTGCCAGGTTGATCGAAGATGCGCCGCTGCTGGAACTGGTCGCGCCGCCGGCCATCAACATCGTCTGTTTTCGCTTCCGGCCCGGCGGCATGGCTCCTGGCGGCATGACTGGCGAGGCGCTAAAGCGGCTCAACACCGAGATCATGTTGCGGCTGCAGGAGCAGGGCATCGCCGCGCTCTCGGACACCACGGTGCACGGTGAGCACTGCCTGCGTGTTGCGATCAACAACCATCGCACGCGACGCGAGGACCTCGACCTGCTGGTTCGCGAGACGCAGCGCCTTGGCCGCGAGATGGGGGCGATTGGCGGGGCATCTTTCTAG
- a CDS encoding PLP-dependent cysteine synthase family protein has product MPQQAQIRTTAGRGRLFDSILDTVGDTPVIRVNNLGPAHATIYVKAEFFNPAASVKDRLALNIIEEGERSGALKPGQTIVEATSGNTGIGLAMVCAQKGYPLVVTMADSFSIERRKLMRMLGAKVVLTPRAEKGFGMYRKAVELAEANGWFLARQFETAANAAIHETTTAREIINDFAGKRLDCFVTGYGTGGTVTGVARVLRRERPDVSIVLAEPANAQLIGSGKPQQRGAGGAPAASHPAFEPHPVQGWTPDFIPNVLQEAIDADLYDEVMPIAGPEGIKWARALAGKEGIFTGISGGATFAVARRIAENAPAGSVILCMLPDTGERYMTTPLFDGIEAEMDAEEIALSRSTPGAQFPAA; this is encoded by the coding sequence ATGCCGCAGCAAGCACAGATCAGAACCACGGCCGGGCGCGGCCGCCTGTTTGACAGCATTCTCGACACGGTCGGCGACACGCCGGTTATCCGCGTCAACAATCTCGGCCCAGCCCATGCGACGATCTATGTGAAGGCCGAGTTCTTCAACCCGGCGGCATCGGTAAAGGACCGCCTGGCGCTCAACATCATTGAAGAGGGCGAGCGCAGCGGTGCGCTGAAGCCCGGTCAGACCATCGTCGAGGCCACCAGCGGCAACACCGGCATCGGGCTCGCCATGGTCTGTGCGCAAAAGGGCTATCCGCTGGTCGTCACCATGGCCGACAGTTTTTCCATCGAGCGCCGCAAGCTGATGCGCATGCTGGGCGCCAAGGTGGTGCTCACGCCACGCGCCGAAAAAGGCTTTGGCATGTACAGGAAGGCGGTGGAGCTGGCCGAGGCCAATGGGTGGTTCCTGGCCCGCCAGTTCGAGACGGCGGCCAATGCCGCCATCCATGAGACGACAACCGCGCGCGAGATCATCAACGACTTCGCCGGCAAGCGGCTCGATTGCTTTGTCACCGGCTATGGCACCGGCGGCACCGTGACCGGCGTGGCGCGTGTGCTCCGTCGCGAGCGGCCGGATGTCAGTATCGTTCTGGCCGAACCGGCCAATGCCCAGCTGATCGGCAGCGGCAAGCCACAGCAGCGCGGCGCCGGCGGCGCACCCGCCGCCAGCCATCCGGCTTTCGAGCCGCATCCGGTCCAGGGCTGGACGCCGGATTTCATCCCCAACGTGTTGCAGGAGGCGATCGACGCGGACCTCTATGACGAGGTGATGCCGATCGCCGGGCCCGAGGGCATCAAATGGGCCAGGGCGCTGGCAGGGAAGGAAGGCATCTTCACCGGCATTTCGGGCGGCGCCACCTTCGCCGTCGCCCGGCGGATCGCCGAAAACGCTCCGGCCGGATCGGTGATCCTTTGCATGCTGCCCGACACCGGTGAGCGTTACATGACGACGCCGCTGTTCGACGGCATCGAGGCCGAAATGGACGCCGAAGAAATCGCCCTGTCGCGCTCGACGCCCGGCGCCCAGTTTCCGGCGGCGTAG
- a CDS encoding transcriptional regulator, translated as MVSTRSSPSSEPSGLSVRLLGQLAIVRDGVPVALPASRKMGALFAYLALAPHPVGRSRLCELLWDVPNDPRGELRWCLSKLRGVLDGPDRRRVETQGDTVALRLDDCFVDAPVIVAATAHGFSKLGIERLRGLANLFAGDFLDGLELDRSPLFNNWLTAQRRRFQSCHAAVLEHLVGALPAGSEEAAAFHDRWVELAPFDGRAHLALLANLAIRGAFGAAEEHLAAAARLFQSEELDFGPVQRGWQAIRDRPSGASLQAQPCAITVPPLATAAAADKPPEPSHASLAVMPFVDETGLGGVRGGLADGLTHDIITRLAKLRDFFVIARGSVFALAEMNLAPQDAGRRLNVDYVATGTVRSLTGRIIVSVELVEVRTARIVWGETFERRHDDIFTVLDDIGNSIVSSVSVEIETVERNRAMLKAPNSLNAWEAYHRGLWHMYRFTQPENDLARHFFDMAVALDPTFTRAYAGLSFVHWQNAFQRWGDRDRESGLAFETAGHSLLVDDHNPAAHWAMGRALWLRGEQDGSLIELERAVDLSPNFALGHYALSFVHSQSGDPRAAIGSSDHSRHLSPFDPLLFGMLGARAMAHVRLGQFDEAAEWALKAVARPNSHAIILAIAAHCLALAGRLDEARKFAAAIRKTLPNYRAEDFIGTFRFEPDAAALFRQAGRRIGLS; from the coding sequence GTGGTATCAACTCGATCGAGCCCAAGCAGTGAGCCGTCGGGGCTTTCCGTGCGCTTGCTCGGGCAGTTGGCGATCGTCCGCGATGGCGTTCCCGTCGCATTGCCGGCTTCGCGCAAGATGGGCGCGCTGTTCGCCTATCTGGCGCTGGCACCGCATCCGGTCGGACGCAGCCGGCTGTGCGAGCTTTTGTGGGATGTGCCCAACGACCCCCGGGGCGAGCTACGCTGGTGCCTGAGCAAGCTTCGCGGTGTTCTCGATGGACCAGACCGCCGCCGGGTCGAGACGCAGGGCGACACCGTCGCACTGCGCCTGGACGACTGTTTCGTCGATGCGCCGGTGATCGTGGCTGCCACGGCGCATGGATTTTCGAAACTCGGTATCGAGCGATTGCGGGGGCTGGCCAACCTGTTCGCAGGCGATTTTCTCGACGGGCTCGAACTTGACCGCAGCCCGCTCTTCAACAACTGGCTGACGGCGCAGCGCCGCCGGTTCCAGTCGTGTCACGCGGCGGTGCTGGAGCACCTTGTCGGCGCTCTTCCGGCCGGTTCCGAGGAAGCGGCTGCCTTTCACGACAGATGGGTGGAACTGGCGCCGTTCGACGGGCGGGCGCACCTGGCGCTGCTGGCCAATCTGGCGATACGCGGGGCCTTCGGCGCGGCAGAGGAGCATCTGGCGGCGGCGGCACGGCTTTTCCAGTCGGAGGAACTCGATTTCGGTCCGGTTCAACGCGGCTGGCAGGCGATCCGCGACAGGCCATCCGGCGCTTCGCTGCAAGCCCAGCCCTGCGCGATAACGGTGCCGCCGTTGGCGACCGCCGCGGCCGCCGACAAACCGCCCGAACCCAGCCACGCTTCGCTGGCCGTGATGCCTTTCGTCGACGAAACCGGCCTCGGCGGTGTTCGGGGCGGGCTCGCGGACGGCCTCACCCACGACATCATCACCCGGCTGGCAAAGCTCAGGGACTTTTTCGTAATCGCGCGCGGATCGGTCTTCGCCCTGGCCGAAATGAACCTCGCGCCTCAGGATGCCGGGCGGCGGCTGAATGTCGACTATGTCGCCACCGGAACCGTGCGCAGCTTGACCGGCCGCATCATCGTCAGCGTCGAGCTGGTCGAGGTGCGCACGGCAAGGATCGTGTGGGGCGAGACATTCGAGCGCCGGCACGACGATATCTTCACCGTACTGGACGATATCGGCAACAGCATCGTCTCGTCGGTATCGGTCGAGATCGAGACCGTCGAACGCAACCGCGCCATGCTCAAGGCGCCGAATTCGCTCAACGCCTGGGAGGCCTACCATCGCGGCCTCTGGCACATGTACCGCTTCACCCAGCCGGAAAACGACCTGGCGCGGCACTTCTTCGACATGGCGGTCGCGCTCGATCCGACCTTCACCCGCGCCTATGCCGGCCTGTCCTTCGTTCATTGGCAGAACGCCTTCCAGCGCTGGGGCGACCGCGACAGGGAAAGCGGGCTGGCCTTCGAGACCGCCGGCCACAGCCTGCTGGTCGATGACCACAATCCGGCCGCCCACTGGGCGATGGGCCGGGCGCTTTGGTTGCGTGGCGAGCAGGATGGCTCGCTGATCGAACTGGAACGGGCGGTGGACCTCAGCCCCAACTTCGCACTCGGGCATTACGCTTTGTCGTTCGTGCATTCGCAGTCCGGCGATCCACGGGCGGCGATCGGCTCTTCGGACCACTCGCGCCATCTCAGCCCCTTCGACCCCCTGCTGTTCGGCATGCTTGGCGCTCGCGCCATGGCGCATGTCCGCCTCGGCCAGTTCGACGAGGCTGCCGAATGGGCGCTGAAAGCGGTGGCTCGGCCCAACTCGCACGCCATCATCCTGGCCATTGCCGCGCATTGCCTGGCGCTGGCGGGCCGGCTCGACGAGGCGCGCAAATTCGCTGCCGCCATCCGCAAGACATTGCCCAACTATCGCGCTGAGGATTTCATCGGCACGTTTCGTTTCGAGCCGGACGCCGCGGCACTGTTCCGGCAGGCCGGCAGGCGCATCGGCTTGAGCTGA
- a CDS encoding UBP-type zinc finger domain-containing protein gives MADECRHAADVKDVTPSALGCEECLKSGSEWVHLRLCRTCGHVGCCDDSPNRHATKHFHATRHPIIEGYDPPEGWGWCYVDEVFLDLGDRTTPQNGPIPRFI, from the coding sequence ATGGCGGATGAATGCAGACACGCGGCAGACGTCAAGGACGTCACGCCGAGCGCCCTTGGCTGCGAGGAATGCCTGAAGAGCGGTTCTGAGTGGGTGCATCTGCGGCTTTGCCGCACCTGCGGCCATGTCGGCTGTTGCGATGACTCGCCCAACCGTCACGCCACCAAGCATTTCCACGCGACCCGCCACCCCATCATCGAGGGCTACGATCCGCCTGAAGGCTGGGGCTGGTGCTATGTCGACGAGGTCTTTCTCGACCTCGGCGACCGCACCACGCCGCAGAACGGTCCGATCCCGCGCTTTATTTGA
- a CDS encoding cytochrome b, producing MKPTYTGAQKAIHWAVFLLVIGLYGLTYVADIFPRGDPGRALVWWFHISFGMLLFVLVAIRLGLRLTLGAPGVPQEMPEVERWAAKVTHLLFYALLVTIPVLGILLTWYRGDALSFFGLFTIPAPISPDSATARSIRELHSLCANLILILAGLHAAAALWHHFIRKDDVLKRMLPETGAGS from the coding sequence ATGAAACCCACCTATACAGGCGCGCAAAAGGCTATTCACTGGGCGGTGTTTCTGCTGGTCATCGGCCTCTATGGCTTGACCTACGTGGCGGACATTTTCCCGCGCGGCGACCCTGGCCGTGCACTCGTCTGGTGGTTCCATATTTCGTTTGGCATGTTGCTGTTCGTGCTGGTCGCCATCCGCCTCGGCCTGCGCCTCACTTTGGGGGCGCCCGGAGTGCCGCAAGAAATGCCGGAGGTGGAACGATGGGCGGCCAAGGTCACGCATCTGCTGTTCTACGCGCTGCTGGTGACCATTCCGGTCCTTGGCATCCTGCTCACCTGGTACAGGGGCGATGCCCTGAGCTTCTTTGGTCTGTTTACCATTCCGGCCCCGATTTCTCCCGACAGCGCCACGGCACGGTCCATCAGGGAGCTGCACAGCCTGTGCGCCAATCTTATCCTCATCCTTGCCGGGCTGCATGCCGCGGCGGCGCTGTGGCATCATTTCATCCGCAAGGATGATGTGCTGAAGCGGATGCTGCCGGAGACCGGGGCAGGCTCCTGA
- a CDS encoding 2,3-bisphosphoglycerate-dependent phosphoglycerate mutase has protein sequence MSRTLVLVRHGQSEWNLKNLFTGWRDVDLTEQGHAEAKAAGQKLKARGLKFDIAFTSALIRAQKTCQHILDAVGQSDLKTIRDQALNERDYGDLSGLNKDDAREKWGEEQVHVWRRSYDVPPPAGESLKDTGARVWPYYLHDLQPHVLRGGTVLVAAHGNSLRALIMALDGKSGEEIVKLELGTGVPVIYQLNADSTVASKEVLEG, from the coding sequence ATGTCGAGAACCCTCGTGCTCGTGCGCCACGGCCAGAGCGAATGGAACCTGAAGAACCTGTTCACCGGCTGGCGTGACGTCGACCTGACCGAGCAGGGCCACGCCGAGGCCAAGGCCGCCGGCCAGAAACTCAAGGCGCGCGGCCTGAAATTCGACATCGCCTTCACCTCGGCGTTGATCCGGGCACAGAAAACCTGCCAGCACATTCTCGACGCCGTCGGCCAGAGCGATCTGAAAACCATCCGCGACCAGGCGCTGAACGAACGCGACTACGGCGACCTCTCCGGTCTCAACAAGGACGATGCCCGTGAGAAGTGGGGCGAGGAACAGGTTCATGTCTGGCGCCGCTCCTACGACGTGCCGCCGCCCGCCGGCGAGAGCCTGAAGGACACCGGCGCGCGCGTCTGGCCCTACTACCTGCACGACCTGCAGCCGCATGTGCTGCGCGGTGGCACCGTGCTGGTCGCCGCCCACGGCAATTCGCTGCGCGCGCTGATCATGGCGCTGGACGGCAAGTCGGGCGAGGAGATCGTCAAGCTGGAACTCGGCACCGGCGTGCCGGTGATTTACCAGCTCAACGCCGATTCGACCGTGGCTTCCAAGGAAGTGCTGGAGGGCTGA
- the dapB gene encoding 4-hydroxy-tetrahydrodipicolinate reductase, whose translation MSEKPAGDMGAVDMGLVVVGAAGRMGQALIRAIHTIPGARVVGAVERAGSPYLGKDAGELAGVGAINVAIGDDPLPVFAKADGVLDFTTPASTVEFAGYAAQARIAHVIGTTGCSVQDNEKIAAAARHATIVKSGNMSLGVNLLAVLVEQAARALDAEDFDIEILEMHHKHKVDAPSGTALLLGEAAAAGRGIALAGNDVRSRDGHTGVRKTGSIGFAALRGGSVVGDHSVILAGTGERITLSHHAEDRAIFARGAVKAALWARAKKPGLYSMRDVLGLA comes from the coding sequence ATGAGCGAGAAGCCGGCCGGAGACATGGGCGCCGTTGATATGGGCCTTGTCGTGGTGGGTGCCGCCGGCCGCATGGGCCAGGCGCTGATCCGCGCCATTCACACCATTCCCGGTGCCCGCGTCGTCGGCGCGGTCGAACGCGCCGGCTCGCCTTATCTCGGCAAGGATGCCGGCGAACTGGCCGGTGTCGGTGCGATCAACGTTGCGATCGGCGACGACCCGCTGCCGGTTTTCGCCAAGGCCGACGGCGTGCTCGATTTCACCACGCCGGCATCGACCGTAGAGTTCGCCGGCTACGCCGCGCAGGCGCGCATCGCCCATGTCATCGGCACCACCGGCTGTTCGGTGCAAGACAACGAGAAGATCGCGGCGGCGGCGCGCCATGCGACCATCGTCAAGTCAGGCAATATGAGCCTCGGCGTCAATCTGCTGGCGGTGCTGGTGGAGCAGGCGGCGCGCGCGCTAGACGCCGAGGATTTCGACATCGAAATCCTCGAAATGCATCACAAGCACAAGGTCGACGCGCCGTCCGGCACGGCACTGCTGCTCGGCGAGGCGGCAGCCGCCGGTCGCGGCATCGCGCTCGCCGGCAACGATGTCCGCTCGCGCGACGGTCATACAGGCGTGCGCAAGACCGGCTCGATCGGTTTCGCCGCGCTGCGCGGCGGCTCGGTGGTCGGCGATCACAGCGTCATCCTGGCCGGTACCGGCGAACGCATCACCTTGTCGCACCACGCCGAGGACCGCGCCATCTTCGCCCGAGGCGCCGTCAAGGCAGCACTTTGGGCGCGCGCGAAAAAGCCGGGACTGTATTCGATGCGGGACGTGCTTGGGCTCGCCTGA
- a CDS encoding ABC transporter ATP-binding protein, producing the protein MTLQTSNQQKPRAGEIVAVVRRIVTENSREYRASYVFAILCLAVVAGTTAFTAWIMKDVVNEIFYERRGDLIPWICAAILGAFILRGLAGYGQAVTLAKIGNNLVARYQRRIFDHLMKLGVGFFNDTRSGRLAAQVNENVNGIRDLLSMTLTSIARDAVSLIALLGVMLWQDPLLSAMALLIGPPLIYTVSYLMRRVRRITRESVQINSRLIGAMQEATQGITVVKAFTMEDELSRRVSKLADDAQQRANKIAKVSERLTPVTELLGGFAFAGVIAYSGYRATVLGEPPGAVFSFITALTLAYDPARRLARMQVGMERALVNARMIYELLDLEPQQSDAAGAAKANFTSGEVRFNNVSFRYVEEAPVLQDLSFTAAAGKMTAIVGASGAGKTTLVALLQRFYDLEAGSIEIDGQDISKLTKQSLRNSIAYVSQQPYLFEGSIRDNIRYGRPSATDAEIEQAARQAEADRFIRQQPQGYDTAVGENGATLSGGQRQRVSIARAIVRQAPILLLDEATSALDNEAEARVQEALTHVMQGRTTIVIAHRLSTVVNADHIVVMEQGRLVEEGTHASLMADPHSVYARFHRVQGVKGLGLVDDAAPRQTSPQDSGADIVVGENT; encoded by the coding sequence TTGACCCTTCAGACTTCAAACCAGCAGAAGCCCCGGGCGGGTGAGATCGTGGCGGTGGTGCGCCGCATCGTCACCGAGAACAGCCGCGAATACCGCGCATCCTACGTCTTCGCGATCCTCTGTCTGGCGGTTGTGGCGGGAACGACCGCCTTCACCGCATGGATCATGAAGGATGTCGTCAACGAGATATTCTATGAACGGCGCGGCGACCTGATCCCGTGGATCTGTGCTGCGATCCTCGGTGCATTCATCCTGCGGGGCCTTGCCGGGTATGGCCAGGCGGTGACCCTGGCCAAGATCGGCAACAATCTGGTCGCACGCTACCAGAGGCGCATCTTCGATCACTTGATGAAACTCGGCGTCGGCTTCTTCAACGACACGCGTTCAGGCCGGCTGGCCGCGCAGGTCAACGAGAACGTCAACGGCATCCGCGATCTTCTGTCGATGACGCTGACATCGATCGCGCGCGACGCCGTGTCGCTGATCGCTCTGCTCGGCGTCATGCTCTGGCAGGACCCGTTGCTGTCGGCCATGGCGCTGCTTATCGGACCGCCGCTGATCTACACGGTCAGCTATCTGATGCGCCGGGTGCGGCGCATCACGCGGGAATCGGTGCAGATCAACTCGCGGCTGATCGGCGCCATGCAGGAAGCCACGCAAGGCATCACTGTCGTCAAGGCCTTCACCATGGAGGACGAGCTGTCGCGACGCGTCAGCAAGCTGGCCGACGATGCGCAGCAGCGGGCCAACAAGATCGCCAAGGTTTCGGAAAGGCTGACGCCCGTCACCGAGCTTCTGGGCGGTTTCGCCTTCGCCGGCGTCATCGCCTATTCCGGCTACAGGGCAACCGTGCTTGGCGAGCCGCCTGGCGCGGTGTTTTCCTTCATCACCGCGCTGACCCTGGCCTACGACCCCGCCAGGCGGCTGGCGCGCATGCAGGTCGGCATGGAACGCGCCTTGGTCAACGCCCGCATGATCTACGAACTGCTCGATCTCGAGCCGCAGCAAAGCGATGCGGCGGGCGCGGCGAAAGCGAATTTCACCAGCGGCGAAGTGCGCTTCAACAACGTCTCGTTCCGTTATGTCGAGGAAGCGCCGGTCCTGCAGGATCTGAGCTTCACCGCCGCCGCCGGCAAGATGACCGCCATCGTCGGCGCGTCGGGCGCCGGCAAGACGACGCTAGTGGCGCTGCTGCAGCGCTTCTACGATCTCGAGGCCGGCAGCATCGAGATCGACGGCCAGGACATTTCGAAACTCACCAAGCAGTCGCTACGCAATTCCATCGCCTACGTCTCGCAGCAGCCCTATCTGTTCGAAGGCAGCATCCGCGACAACATCCGCTATGGCCGGCCAAGCGCTACCGATGCCGAGATCGAGCAGGCCGCACGGCAAGCCGAGGCCGACCGCTTCATCCGCCAGCAACCGCAGGGCTACGACACGGCGGTGGGCGAAAACGGCGCGACGCTGTCCGGCGGCCAGCGCCAGCGCGTGTCGATCGCCCGCGCCATTGTCCGTCAGGCGCCCATCCTGTTGCTCGATGAAGCGACCTCGGCGCTCGACAACGAGGCGGAAGCGCGCGTGCAGGAGGCGTTGACCCATGTCATGCAAGGGCGCACGACCATCGTCATCGCGCACCGGCTGTCGACCGTGGTCAATGCCGACCACATCGTCGTCATGGAACAGGGCCGGTTGGTCGAAGAGGGCACCCACGCCTCGCTGATGGCCGACCCGCACAGCGTCTATGCCCGCTTCCACCGCGTGCAGGGCGTCAAGGGCCTGGGGCTTGTCGACGACGCCGCGCCGCGCCAGACTTCGCCGCAAGACAGTGGCGCGGACATCGTCGTCGGGGAAAACACATGA
- a CDS encoding glucokinase encodes MSSDNDTLLRFPILIGDIGGTNARFSIVLDANSEAGEPTIVQTANYNTIDDAIQAAVLDRSSIRPNSAVLAVAGPVDSDEIELTNCPWVVRPKQMFANLGLSDIVVLNDFEAQALAVVALGEEHMEKIGGGTPEPNAGRVVLGPGTGLGVAGLVYALNHWIPVPGEGGHMDIGPRTPRDFAVFPHIEKLEGRISGEQILCGRGLVNVYRAVAKVDGKPSPFTTPAEVTAAALAKTDPVAQEALELFVTCLGRTAGDLALVFMSRGGVFLTGGIAQKIVPALKAGNFRAAFEDKAPHSELMRTMPVYVITHPLAALLGLAAYARNPSLFGVQTAGRRWRDEVSHPKA; translated from the coding sequence ATGTCAAGCGACAACGACACTTTGTTGCGGTTCCCGATCCTGATCGGCGACATTGGCGGCACCAATGCGCGGTTCTCGATCGTGCTCGACGCGAATTCCGAGGCCGGCGAGCCGACCATCGTCCAGACCGCCAACTACAACACCATCGACGACGCGATCCAGGCGGCGGTGCTCGACCGCTCGTCGATCCGTCCCAATTCCGCCGTGCTGGCGGTGGCCGGCCCGGTCGACAGCGACGAGATCGAACTCACCAATTGCCCCTGGGTCGTCAGGCCGAAGCAGATGTTCGCCAACCTGGGCTTGAGCGACATCGTCGTGCTCAATGATTTCGAGGCGCAGGCGCTGGCCGTCGTCGCGCTTGGCGAAGAGCATATGGAAAAGATCGGCGGCGGCACGCCGGAGCCCAATGCCGGGCGGGTCGTGCTTGGCCCCGGAACCGGTCTCGGCGTCGCCGGCCTGGTCTATGCCTTGAACCACTGGATTCCGGTGCCGGGCGAAGGCGGCCATATGGACATCGGCCCGCGCACGCCGCGCGATTTCGCGGTTTTCCCGCATATCGAGAAGCTTGAAGGCCGCATTTCAGGCGAGCAGATCCTGTGCGGGCGCGGCCTGGTCAACGTCTACCGGGCGGTGGCCAAGGTCGACGGCAAGCCGTCGCCCTTCACCACCCCGGCCGAAGTCACCGCTGCGGCCCTGGCAAAGACCGATCCGGTTGCGCAAGAGGCGCTTGAGCTGTTCGTTACTTGCCTTGGCCGCACCGCCGGCGACCTTGCGCTGGTGTTCATGAGCCGTGGCGGCGTGTTTCTCACCGGCGGCATCGCGCAGAAAATCGTGCCGGCGCTGAAGGCCGGCAATTTCCGCGCCGCCTTCGAGGACAAGGCGCCGCATAGCGAGCTGATGCGCACCATGCCGGTCTATGTCATCACCCATCCGCTCGCGGCACTCCTCGGCCTCGCGGCCTATGCCCGGAACCCCTCGCTGTTCGGCGTTCAGACGGCCGGTCGGCGCTGGCGCGACGAAGTTAGTCATCCCAAGGCATAG